The DNA region TCGTGCGTCGCACGCTGCGGCACAGCGTCGAGCGGTTTCGCACCCGGCAAAGCCTGCGGGAGAAAGAATCTCAGTTGCAACTGATGGCCGACGAATTGCAGTTGGCGCGCAAGATCCAAGAAGGGATGTTGCCGCGTCCGGTCCCGGCGCAGTTCGGGTTCGACGTCGGCGGCTGCTGCTCTTCGGCCGACGCGACGGGCGGCGATTTCTTCGACTATCTTTCGCTTTCCGACGGCACGCTGGGGCTGATCGTCGGCGATTCGAGCGGTCACGGACTCGGCTCGGCACTGGTGGCCGCCATGACGCAGGCCTCGCTGCGGACCATGGTGAGATTGGAACAGCCGGTCGATCTGGGGGCCATGTTGGCCGCCTGCAACGAGCTACTGTGCGATGAGACGGGCGACGAACGGTTTGTGACCGTCCTGTTGGCCAGCATCGCGCCGCGCTCGCGGTTGCTGCTTTATACCAGTGCCGGGCACCCGCCGGGCCTGGTCGTATCGAACACGGAACGCCTCAAGGCGATTCTGCCCAGCACCGACGTTCCCTTGGGGATTCTGCAACACGCCTCGTTCCCGCTGGGCGAGGCCGTGATGCTCGAACCCGGCGATGTTGTGATCTTCGCCACCGACGGTCTCCTGGAAGCCATGTCGGACGACCGGGAGCTGTTTGGAACCAGGCGGGTTTTGGAGGTGGTCTTTGCCCACTGGGCGCTGGACGCCCAAC from Pirellulales bacterium includes:
- a CDS encoding fused response regulator/phosphatase, which encodes MVPPVLHVLLVEDNRLDAVVVMRCLEESAHESFATEHADCLAAGRNRLAQGGIDVVLLDLNLPDSMGIATLSSLLNDRATVPVVVMTRLSDAELSLEAIRKGAEDYLFKDELTGPLVRRTLRHSVERFRTRQSLREKESQLQLMADELQLARKIQEGMLPRPVPAQFGFDVGGCCSSADATGGDFFDYLSLSDGTLGLIVGDSSGHGLGSALVAAMTQASLRTMVRLEQPVDLGAMLAACNELLCDETGDERFVTVLLASIAPRSRLLLYTSAGHPPGLVVSNTERLKAILPSTDVPLGILQHASFPLGEAVMLEPGDVVIFATDGLLEAMSDDRELFGTRRVLEVVFAHWALDAQRIAVALCKAAREFGGAPQQDDITALVIKV